From a region of the Tenggerimyces flavus genome:
- a CDS encoding SigE family RNA polymerase sigma factor, with translation MRRRERDAEYAEFFSARGAALRRTAYGLCGDWGAAEELTQAAFVKLYAHWGRVQMESAEAYTRRILLNLFLNGRRKWGRETSTAEPFSRESTQIAADDRLDLSTALAKLPTRQRAIVVLRFLDDLPVAEVARLMDIAEGTVKSQTARALASLRSLLEPVPNQEGLSHG, from the coding sequence ATGCGAAGACGTGAACGAGACGCCGAGTACGCGGAGTTCTTCTCCGCGCGCGGCGCCGCCTTACGCCGAACGGCGTACGGGCTGTGCGGCGACTGGGGAGCGGCCGAGGAGCTGACGCAGGCGGCGTTCGTCAAGCTCTACGCCCATTGGGGCCGCGTTCAGATGGAGTCGGCGGAGGCGTACACGCGCCGCATCCTGCTGAACCTGTTCCTCAACGGGCGCCGCAAGTGGGGCCGCGAGACCAGCACGGCGGAACCGTTCTCCCGCGAGAGCACGCAGATCGCGGCCGACGACCGCCTGGATCTCTCGACAGCGTTGGCGAAACTGCCTACCCGGCAGCGCGCGATCGTGGTGCTGCGGTTCCTGGACGACCTGCCGGTGGCGGAGGTCGCCCGGCTGATGGACATCGCCGAGGGAACGGTGAAGAGCCAAACCGCCCGCGCCCTCGCCTCACTGCGTTCGCTCCTCGAGCCGGTGCCGAACCAAGAAGGACTGAGCCATGGATGA
- a CDS encoding SMP-30/gluconolactonase/LRE family protein, with amino-acid sequence MIEQYELPGDQVFPEGIAVGEDGRTFYVSGARNGAIYRGHVDQHRLEVWQEPGVDGRDRAVGMTVDAHGRLLVCGWTSGCLYAFDTRTGDACGTRHVPASEAGLNDVTVHDEYAYVTDSGEPLIWRFAVGDELGEPERWLDLGEHGASTKPFTDFLNGIVATPDGRALIVAAQGAGVLWRVDLATKQAARIPLDTAVNGDGLAYVNGTLYVCDNTDEPDGSVRYWLTAVDPDAARLLGRWERPHDDSPTTLASVEGRLLLVHSQFGADRLGRAGAPFTVGVLEAPL; translated from the coding sequence GTGATCGAGCAGTACGAGCTCCCTGGCGACCAGGTCTTCCCCGAAGGCATCGCGGTCGGCGAGGACGGGCGGACGTTCTACGTCTCCGGCGCGAGGAACGGCGCGATCTACCGCGGCCACGTCGACCAGCACCGCCTCGAGGTCTGGCAGGAGCCAGGCGTCGACGGCCGCGACCGGGCCGTCGGCATGACCGTCGACGCACACGGGCGGCTGCTGGTCTGCGGCTGGACGAGCGGGTGCCTGTACGCGTTCGACACCCGCACCGGCGACGCCTGCGGAACCCGCCACGTGCCGGCGAGCGAGGCCGGGCTGAACGACGTCACCGTGCACGACGAGTACGCCTACGTCACCGACTCCGGTGAGCCGCTGATCTGGCGGTTCGCGGTCGGCGACGAGCTCGGCGAGCCGGAGCGCTGGCTGGACCTCGGCGAGCACGGCGCGAGCACGAAGCCGTTCACCGACTTCCTCAACGGCATCGTCGCCACCCCCGACGGCCGGGCGCTGATCGTCGCCGCCCAGGGCGCCGGTGTGCTCTGGCGGGTCGACCTCGCCACGAAGCAGGCTGCCCGGATCCCGCTGGACACCGCGGTCAACGGCGACGGCCTCGCCTACGTGAACGGCACGCTCTACGTTTGTGACAACACCGACGAGCCCGACGGTTCGGTCCGCTACTGGCTCACCGCGGTCGATCCCGACGCCGCCCGCCTGCTGGGCCGCTGGGAGCGCCCGCACGACGACTCGCCGACCACGCTCGCGTCGGTGGAGGGCCGGCTGCTACTGGTCCACTCCCAGTTCGGCGCCGACCGGCTCGGCCGCGCCGGGGCACCGTTCACGGTCGGCGTTCTCGAGGCGCCGCTGTAG
- a CDS encoding dipeptidase, producing MQNADSSARVAATLQTTPLIDGHNDLPWMARKQAFYDFDAVDIAQPRPELNTDIARLRAGGVGGQFWSVYVPSRLAGYDAVSATLEQIDCVHAMVRRYADTFGLATTAEEVERVFASGRIASLMGMEGGHSINNSMATLRTMYSLGARYMTLTHNDNNDWADSATDEPRRGGLSPFGVEVVREMNRLGMLVDLSHVSADTMRDGLRATEAPVIFSHSSARAVVDIPRNVPDDVLASLPANGGVCMVTFVPEFVAPACGAWMLAAQAAAREEGLDPHDLSAYFAFTEKWQAQNPKPAATIADVVAHVEHVREVAGIDHVGLGGDYDGTDSFPVGMEDVSGYPRLLAALVDRGWSDDDIAKLAGRNVLRTLRGAEDVARDLQQRLAPSLARCAPDGEVLSSSSAASS from the coding sequence GTGCAGAACGCTGACTCCTCGGCCCGCGTGGCCGCGACCCTCCAGACCACTCCGCTGATCGACGGGCACAACGACCTGCCGTGGATGGCGCGCAAGCAGGCCTTCTACGACTTCGACGCGGTCGACATCGCGCAGCCGCGACCGGAGCTGAACACCGACATCGCGCGCCTGCGGGCCGGCGGTGTCGGCGGGCAGTTCTGGTCCGTATACGTGCCGAGCCGGCTGGCCGGTTACGACGCGGTGTCGGCGACGCTGGAGCAGATCGACTGCGTGCACGCGATGGTGCGCAGGTACGCCGACACGTTCGGGTTGGCGACGACCGCGGAGGAGGTCGAGCGGGTCTTCGCGTCGGGCCGCATCGCCTCGCTGATGGGCATGGAGGGCGGCCACTCGATCAACAACTCGATGGCGACGCTCCGGACGATGTACTCCCTCGGTGCGCGCTACATGACGCTGACGCACAACGACAACAACGACTGGGCGGACTCGGCGACCGACGAGCCGCGGCGCGGCGGGCTGTCGCCGTTCGGTGTCGAGGTCGTGCGGGAGATGAACCGGCTCGGCATGCTCGTGGACCTCTCGCATGTGTCGGCCGACACGATGCGCGACGGGTTGCGGGCGACCGAGGCGCCGGTGATCTTCTCGCACTCGTCCGCCCGCGCGGTGGTCGACATCCCGCGCAACGTGCCGGACGACGTGCTCGCCTCGCTGCCGGCGAACGGGGGCGTGTGCATGGTGACGTTCGTTCCGGAGTTCGTGGCACCCGCTTGCGGCGCCTGGATGTTGGCCGCCCAGGCTGCCGCCCGCGAGGAGGGTTTGGATCCGCACGACCTGTCGGCGTACTTCGCGTTCACGGAGAAGTGGCAGGCGCAGAATCCCAAGCCTGCCGCGACGATCGCCGACGTGGTGGCGCACGTCGAGCACGTACGCGAGGTCGCGGGCATCGACCACGTCGGGCTCGGCGGCGACTACGACGGCACGGACTCGTTCCCCGTCGGCATGGAGGACGTGTCCGGATACCCGCGGCTGCTGGCCGCGCTGGTCGACCGCGGCTGGTCGGACGACGACATCGCCAAGCTGGCAGGGCGAAACGTGCTGCGCACGCTGCGCGGCGCCGAGGACGTCGCCCGCGATCTCCAACAGCGCTTGGCGCCTTCGCTCGCGCGCTGCGCGCCCGACGGCGAGGTGCTCAGCTCGTCGTCCGCTGCGTCAAGCTGA
- a CDS encoding DUF4031 domain-containing protein, with translation MTVYVDPPAWSAHGRLWSHLVSDTSYEELHAFARGLGIPERGFDRDHYDVPQERYDDIVAAGAVPASSRELVAHLHHSGLRRRKRSRRA, from the coding sequence GTGACCGTGTACGTCGACCCGCCAGCGTGGTCGGCCCACGGCCGGCTGTGGTCGCACCTCGTGTCGGACACGTCGTACGAGGAGCTGCACGCGTTCGCGCGGGGGCTGGGGATCCCGGAGCGGGGCTTCGACCGGGACCACTACGACGTGCCGCAGGAACGCTACGACGACATCGTCGCCGCCGGCGCTGTGCCGGCGTCGAGCCGTGAGCTCGTCGCCCACCTGCACCACTCCGGCCTCCGCCGGCGCAAGCGCTCCCGCCGAGCCTGA
- a CDS encoding helix-turn-helix transcriptional regulator, whose amino-acid sequence MERPLVDRGTLVWLEQAREFLRAEADSGPVLLEQAAAIACMSPFHFHRLFARAYGETPHTFVTRHRIDRAKALLAATDLTVLEICLQVGYSSVGTFSRRFAELVGRTPSDFRRSIRPVLIAVPRNAKLWTPRFVPLCFTNGWAREAA is encoded by the coding sequence GTGGAACGGCCGCTCGTCGACCGCGGAACGCTCGTCTGGCTGGAGCAGGCGCGCGAGTTCCTGCGTGCCGAGGCGGACTCCGGCCCGGTGCTGCTCGAGCAGGCCGCGGCGATCGCGTGCATGTCGCCGTTCCACTTCCACCGGCTGTTCGCCCGCGCGTACGGGGAGACGCCGCACACGTTCGTCACCCGGCACCGGATCGACCGCGCCAAGGCGCTGCTCGCCGCGACCGACCTGACCGTGCTGGAGATCTGCCTGCAGGTCGGCTACTCCAGCGTCGGAACGTTCTCCCGCCGGTTCGCCGAGCTCGTCGGCCGCACCCCGTCCGACTTCCGGCGCAGCATCCGCCCGGTCCTGATCGCCGTGCCGCGCAACGCGAAGCTCTGGACGCCGCGGTTCGTCCCGCTCTGCTTCACCAACGGCTGGGCGCGCGAGGCCGCGTAA
- a CDS encoding HD domain-containing protein: MTELWTTLFSRWTRLLPGADDVGRDLLERYGEAHRRYHDTEHLAEVLVAIDVLHRHASDPDAVRIAAWFHDAVYDPQRKDNEEESAHLAESVLPGAGVAESRISRVAALVRLTTTHDPAASDVDGAVLSDADLAVLASEPERYARYASDVRAEYAFVPEDAFRHGRLNVLEDLLSHGALFRTPTGHALWEERARRNLTTEVALLRMA; the protein is encoded by the coding sequence GTGACGGAGTTGTGGACAACCCTGTTCTCGCGGTGGACGCGCCTGCTTCCCGGCGCCGACGACGTCGGGCGCGACCTGTTGGAACGGTACGGGGAGGCGCATCGGCGCTACCACGACACCGAGCATCTGGCGGAGGTTCTGGTCGCGATCGACGTTCTCCACAGGCACGCGTCGGACCCGGATGCGGTAAGGATCGCGGCATGGTTCCATGACGCCGTCTACGACCCGCAACGCAAGGACAACGAGGAGGAATCGGCACACCTTGCGGAGTCGGTCCTTCCCGGGGCCGGCGTCGCGGAGTCACGGATATCGCGTGTTGCCGCGCTCGTTCGTTTGACAACTACACATGACCCAGCGGCCTCGGATGTGGACGGGGCGGTGCTGAGTGACGCCGACCTCGCGGTGCTGGCGTCCGAGCCGGAGCGGTACGCGCGGTATGCGTCTGACGTACGTGCGGAGTACGCGTTCGTGCCGGAGGACGCGTTCCGGCACGGGCGGCTGAACGTGCTGGAGGACCTGCTGTCCCACGGCGCGCTGTTCCGGACCCCGACCGGGCATGCGCTGTGGGAGGAACGGGCGCGCCGGAACCTGACCACCGAGGTGGCCCTGCTCCGGATGGCGTGA
- a CDS encoding VOC family protein gives MIQRLTHTSVYVLDQDSAYDFYVNKLGFEVRTDASYGEGMRWLTVGPKGQPDLEISLMHIAPGGPWNEEQATLVRQLVTSGAFGVGVLETDDVDKEYEELKARGVEFTRAPQEQFYGKEALLRDDSGNWFSLTQRTTS, from the coding sequence ATGATTCAACGTCTCACGCACACCAGCGTCTACGTGCTCGACCAGGACTCGGCGTACGACTTCTACGTCAACAAGCTCGGGTTCGAGGTCCGCACCGACGCCAGCTACGGCGAGGGCATGCGCTGGCTCACGGTCGGGCCGAAAGGCCAACCCGACCTGGAGATCTCGCTCATGCACATCGCGCCGGGCGGCCCGTGGAACGAGGAGCAGGCGACGCTCGTCCGCCAGCTCGTCACGTCCGGCGCGTTCGGGGTCGGCGTTCTCGAGACCGACGACGTCGACAAGGAGTACGAGGAGTTGAAGGCGCGCGGTGTGGAGTTCACCCGGGCGCCGCAGGAGCAGTTCTACGGCAAGGAAGCCCTGCTCCGCGACGACTCGGGCAACTGGTTCAGCTTGACGCAGCGGACGACGAGCTGA
- a CDS encoding methionyl-tRNA formyltransferase, with translation MRVVTFNAFASAYGLVHDWARSAGHELVLLVTPESVGDRYGSGPTLRDQVPATQEILATSKLRTVAAPAIEELAPDLVVSVTFPLRIPVEVTRVPKLGALNVHPSPLPLGRGPNPQRTIYEGERLLGATAHRIAPEFDAGEILAQRTRPWRDGVTTEDVLRAWYEMVSEVLAEGAARALAGEQGTPQDEAGATYAGRFTDEERWLSFAEPANVVQRKAVALNLLDPTARVRLPDGDFLADDVRVSGVATDASPGTVLERSGSRVAVATSDGVVELTVHPAGWTSAER, from the coding sequence GTGCGTGTAGTGACGTTCAACGCCTTCGCGTCCGCCTACGGGCTCGTCCACGACTGGGCGCGAAGCGCCGGGCACGAGCTCGTCCTGCTCGTCACGCCGGAGAGCGTCGGCGATCGGTACGGGTCCGGGCCGACGCTCCGCGACCAGGTCCCGGCGACGCAGGAGATCCTCGCGACCAGCAAGCTCCGGACGGTCGCCGCGCCGGCGATCGAGGAACTCGCCCCTGATCTGGTCGTCTCCGTGACGTTCCCGCTGCGAATTCCGGTGGAGGTCACGCGCGTCCCGAAGCTCGGCGCCCTGAACGTCCACCCCTCGCCACTCCCGCTCGGCCGCGGACCGAATCCGCAACGCACCATCTACGAAGGCGAACGGCTGCTCGGGGCGACCGCGCATCGGATCGCCCCGGAGTTCGACGCCGGCGAGATCCTCGCGCAGCGCACCCGCCCGTGGCGGGACGGCGTCACGACCGAGGACGTGCTGCGCGCCTGGTACGAGATGGTGTCGGAGGTCCTCGCCGAGGGCGCCGCGCGGGCGTTGGCGGGCGAGCAGGGGACGCCGCAGGACGAGGCGGGGGCGACGTACGCGGGCCGGTTCACCGACGAGGAGCGCTGGCTGTCGTTCGCCGAACCCGCGAATGTCGTTCAGCGCAAGGCCGTTGCGCTCAACCTGCTCGACCCGACCGCGCGGGTGCGGCTGCCAGACGGGGATTTTCTGGCCGACGACGTACGCGTGAGCGGCGTCGCGACCGACGCCTCGCCCGGCACCGTTCTCGAGCGATCCGGCAGCCGGGTCGCCGTGGCCACTTCCGACGGCGTCGTCGAGCTGACCGTTCATCCAGCAGGATGGACGAGTGCAGAACGCTGA
- the groL gene encoding chaperonin GroEL (60 kDa chaperone family; promotes refolding of misfolded polypeptides especially under stressful conditions; forms two stacked rings of heptamers to form a barrel-shaped 14mer; ends can be capped by GroES; misfolded proteins enter the barrel where they are refolded when GroES binds) gives MPKIISFNEEARRGLERGMNTLADAVKVTLGPKGRNVVLEKKWGAPTITNDGVSIAKEIELEDPWEKIGAELVKEVAKKTDDVAGDGTTTATVLAQALVREGLRNVAAGANPIALKRGIEKAVEAVAEQLQNLSKDVETKEQIASTASISAADTSVGEIIADAMDKVGKEGVITVEESNTFGLELELTEGMRFDKGYLSGYFWTDAERMEAVLDEPYILIVNSKITAVKDLLPVLEKVMQGGKPLLIIAEDVEGEALATLVVNKVRGTFKSVAVKAPGFGDRRKAMLTDIAVLTGGQVISEELGLKLENSSLDLLGRARKITVTKDETTIVEGAGDQEQIAGRVAQIRAEIEKSDSDYDREKLQERLAKLAGGVAVIKVGAATEVELKERKHRIEDAVRNAKAAVEEGIVAGGGVALLLAGLAAFEKLELEGDEATGANIVKVAIEAPLKQIAINAGLEGGVVAEKVRQLPAGHGLNAATGEYVDLVAAGIVEPAKVTRSALQNAASIAGLFLTTEAVVADKPEKEKAPAGAPDGGGMDF, from the coding sequence ATGCCCAAGATCATCTCGTTCAACGAGGAAGCCCGGCGCGGCCTCGAGCGGGGTATGAACACCCTCGCTGACGCCGTCAAGGTGACGCTCGGCCCCAAGGGCCGCAACGTCGTCCTCGAGAAGAAGTGGGGTGCGCCGACGATCACGAACGACGGCGTCTCCATCGCGAAGGAGATCGAGCTCGAAGACCCGTGGGAGAAGATCGGGGCCGAGCTCGTCAAAGAGGTAGCCAAGAAGACCGACGACGTCGCGGGTGACGGTACGACCACCGCCACCGTGCTCGCCCAGGCACTCGTTCGCGAGGGTCTGCGCAACGTCGCCGCCGGCGCCAACCCGATCGCGCTGAAGCGCGGCATCGAGAAGGCCGTCGAGGCTGTCGCCGAGCAGCTGCAGAACCTGTCCAAGGACGTCGAGACCAAGGAGCAGATCGCGTCCACCGCGTCGATCTCCGCGGCCGACACCAGCGTGGGCGAGATCATCGCCGACGCGATGGACAAGGTGGGCAAGGAAGGCGTCATCACCGTCGAGGAGAGCAACACCTTCGGACTCGAGCTCGAGCTCACCGAGGGCATGCGCTTCGACAAGGGCTACCTGTCCGGCTACTTCTGGACCGACGCCGAGCGCATGGAGGCCGTCCTCGACGAGCCTTACATCCTCATCGTCAACTCCAAGATCACCGCGGTGAAGGACCTGCTTCCGGTCCTGGAGAAGGTCATGCAGGGCGGCAAGCCGCTGCTGATCATCGCCGAGGACGTCGAGGGCGAGGCTCTGGCCACGCTCGTCGTCAACAAGGTCCGTGGCACGTTCAAGTCCGTGGCCGTCAAGGCCCCCGGCTTCGGCGACCGCCGCAAGGCCATGCTGACCGACATCGCCGTTCTCACTGGTGGACAGGTCATCTCCGAGGAGCTCGGTCTCAAGCTCGAGAACTCCTCGCTCGACCTGCTCGGCCGGGCGCGCAAGATCACGGTGACCAAGGACGAGACCACCATCGTCGAGGGCGCCGGTGACCAGGAGCAGATCGCTGGTCGGGTCGCGCAGATCCGTGCCGAGATCGAGAAGAGCGACTCCGACTATGACCGGGAGAAGCTGCAGGAGCGTCTGGCGAAGCTCGCCGGCGGTGTTGCGGTGATCAAGGTCGGCGCTGCGACCGAGGTCGAGCTGAAGGAGCGCAAGCACCGCATCGAGGACGCCGTTCGCAACGCGAAGGCGGCCGTCGAGGAGGGCATCGTCGCCGGTGGCGGCGTGGCTCTGCTGCTCGCGGGTCTCGCGGCTTTCGAGAAGCTCGAGCTCGAGGGTGACGAGGCGACTGGTGCCAACATCGTGAAGGTCGCGATCGAGGCTCCGCTGAAGCAGATCGCGATCAACGCTGGCCTCGAGGGTGGCGTCGTGGCGGAGAAGGTGCGGCAGCTGCCCGCGGGTCACGGCCTCAACGCCGCGACCGGCGAGTACGTCGACCTCGTCGCGGCTGGCATCGTCGAGCCCGCGAAGGTCACCCGTTCGGCGCTGCAGAACGCGGCGTCGATCGCCGGCCTGTTCCTGACCACGGAGGCTGTGGTCGCGGACAAGCCCGAGAAGGAGAAGGCCCCCGCGGGCGCCCCCGACGGCGGCGGCATGGACTTCTAG
- a CDS encoding copper homeostasis protein CutC gives MTASGSSANPEPIPDSRALLEIIALGPADAAAAEEGGADRLEVCDAMDQDGLAPDPKTVAAIRRRCGLPMRVMLRLADGFTTSPPELGRLAALAKQYADAGADGFVLGFLSLSTEVDIVATSSLLDGIHHAIGVQLPWTFHRAIDHALESDLAWNVVRDLPGLDAVLTAGSVRGVDTGLDELVRRGRLGDGGLVLAGGGLRAEHVPWLAQAGIRSFHVGSSVRPDSSWKAYVDAKYVRAWRKLVDEEVARAADVPR, from the coding sequence ATGACCGCGTCGGGCTCGTCAGCGAATCCGGAGCCTATCCCGGACAGCCGGGCCCTGCTCGAGATCATCGCGCTCGGCCCGGCCGACGCCGCGGCCGCCGAGGAGGGCGGCGCGGACCGGCTCGAGGTGTGCGACGCGATGGACCAGGACGGGCTCGCGCCCGACCCGAAGACCGTCGCCGCGATCCGTCGCCGCTGCGGGCTGCCGATGCGGGTCATGCTCCGGCTCGCCGACGGCTTCACCACCTCGCCGCCCGAGCTCGGCCGCCTGGCCGCGCTCGCGAAGCAGTACGCCGACGCCGGTGCGGACGGGTTCGTGCTCGGCTTCCTCAGCCTGTCGACCGAGGTCGACATCGTCGCCACCTCCAGCTTGCTGGACGGAATCCACCATGCCATCGGTGTGCAACTCCCGTGGACGTTCCACCGCGCGATCGACCACGCGCTCGAGTCCGACCTCGCCTGGAACGTCGTCCGCGACCTGCCCGGCCTCGACGCGGTCCTCACCGCGGGCTCGGTCCGCGGCGTCGACACCGGCCTCGACGAGCTCGTCCGCCGCGGCCGGCTTGGCGACGGCGGCCTGGTCCTCGCCGGCGGCGGCTTGCGCGCCGAGCACGTCCCCTGGCTCGCACAGGCCGGGATCCGGTCCTTCCACGTGGGCAGCTCGGTCCGCCCGGACAGCTCGTGGAAGGCGTACGTCGACGCGAAGTACGTCCGCGCCTGGCGCAAGCTCGTCGACGAGGAAGTCGCGCGCGCCGCGGACGTGCCGCGGTGA
- a CDS encoding helix-turn-helix domain-containing protein, whose translation MARLTHDELRAKYPPEDQDAYSAAYANATLAGELAELVYALRSRAGLTQTELARRMGTTQSSIARIEGGGSLPTLDMLARLARATETPLHLGAPGLADVTLGAA comes from the coding sequence ATGGCACGTCTGACGCACGACGAGCTTCGGGCCAAGTATCCGCCGGAGGATCAGGACGCCTATTCCGCGGCGTACGCCAACGCGACGTTGGCTGGTGAACTTGCCGAGTTGGTGTACGCGCTGCGGTCGCGGGCAGGTTTGACCCAGACCGAGCTGGCTCGCCGGATGGGCACCACGCAGTCGTCGATCGCCCGGATCGAGGGAGGCGGAAGCTTGCCGACTCTCGACATGCTGGCGCGCCTGGCCCGCGCGACCGAGACCCCTCTCCACCTTGGCGCCCCCGGCCTCGCTGATGTCACCTTGGGAGCCGCCTGA